Proteins from one methanogenic archaeon mixed culture ISO4-G1 genomic window:
- a CDS encoding CBS domain-containing protein, translated as MTKLKVRDLMTTEVLTLRPDDTIKKAAIRLALENVSGAPIVDEKNHLLGFVSENDILNTIMKYQIKLDKNNSGDRLLDYSMDSLLDNDDDLKKVSEEISNIEMSSIMVRSVMTTSPDAPIMEVLMTMLRLGINRIPVLEKGVLVGIISRGDIIFALYKKKV; from the coding sequence ATGACTAAGCTCAAGGTTAGGGATTTGATGACGACAGAGGTCTTGACTCTGCGTCCAGACGACACGATCAAGAAGGCCGCTATCAGGCTCGCATTGGAGAACGTGTCCGGTGCGCCCATCGTCGACGAGAAGAACCATCTTCTAGGTTTCGTCAGCGAGAACGACATCCTTAACACCATCATGAAGTACCAGATCAAACTGGACAAGAACAACAGCGGCGACAGGCTCCTGGATTACTCCATGGACTCCCTGCTGGATAACGACGACGACCTGAAGAAGGTGTCCGAGGAGATCTCCAACATCGAGATGTCGTCCATCATGGTGCGCTCGGTCATGACCACATCCCCGGATGCGCCGATCATGGAGGTCCTCATGACCATGCTCAGGCTCGGCATCAACCGTATCCCTGTCCTTGAGAAGGGAGTGCTGGTCGGAATCATCTCCAGAGGGGACATCATTTTCGCTCTCTACAAGAAAAAGGTCTGA
- a CDS encoding EamA-like transporter family protein, with protein MKDIANPGNARFLMIFSCFIFGTIGVFTQFIDLPASVILMGRGATGCTFLVLIIYLLGSRIYKDDIYSNMFTLICSGVCLGMNWLFLFEAYKTIEVSVAVVCNYMTPAMVILVSPLVFKVKLTGINLVCALMALFGLVLVSGVLDHSGPINSHGLMCGIMAAIFYTGMIIFNKLLKSIGTYDRTLVQLAIGTVVVTIYSLITVDFGTLVVTTDAIIMVAILGIVHTAIAFLIWFGALTYMDASSASIICYLEPLIAIILSVVLLHEDLGLLGWIGAAIILGSTFMPEVITHRKFKKMEAAENN; from the coding sequence ATGAAAGACATCGCCAACCCTGGAAATGCGAGATTCCTGATGATATTCTCGTGCTTCATCTTCGGTACGATAGGTGTCTTCACGCAGTTCATCGACCTTCCTGCCAGCGTCATCCTCATGGGGCGCGGTGCGACAGGATGCACGTTCCTGGTCCTGATCATCTACCTTCTCGGCTCCAGGATCTACAAGGACGATATCTACAGCAACATGTTCACTCTGATCTGTTCCGGGGTATGCCTGGGAATGAACTGGCTGTTCCTGTTCGAAGCTTACAAAACTATCGAGGTCTCCGTGGCCGTGGTGTGCAACTACATGACTCCCGCGATGGTCATCCTGGTCTCGCCGCTGGTGTTCAAGGTCAAGCTGACCGGGATCAACCTGGTCTGCGCCCTCATGGCCCTGTTCGGACTGGTTCTCGTATCCGGAGTCCTGGATCATAGCGGCCCCATCAACTCCCACGGACTGATGTGCGGAATCATGGCCGCCATCTTCTACACCGGCATGATTATCTTCAACAAGCTCCTGAAGAGTATCGGCACGTACGACCGCACCCTGGTCCAGCTGGCTATCGGTACCGTGGTCGTGACGATCTACAGCCTCATAACCGTCGATTTCGGGACCCTCGTGGTGACGACCGACGCGATCATAATGGTCGCCATCCTCGGAATCGTCCACACCGCAATCGCGTTCCTGATCTGGTTCGGTGCATTGACCTACATGGACGCCTCGAGCGCGTCGATCATCTGTTATCTGGAACCGCTGATAGCAATCATCCTCAGCGTTGTTCTCCTGCACGAGGACCTGGGACTGCTGGGATGGATAGGTGCAGCGATCATCCTCGGATCCACGTTCATGCCCGAGGTCATCACTCACCGCAAGTTCAAGAAAATGGAAGCTGCGGAGAACAATTGA
- a CDS encoding MIP family channel protein, translated as MEISIRKYLAELIGTMVLVMFGVGAALMTGDTLTCAVAFGLTVVVMSVTVGRISGCHLNTAISIAMYLDKKLSTKDLLGYVIFQIIGAVIGGGLVLFFYSAHTGIPFGDIVTFGTFGTNSLDGVNGDVLAGLIVEIVLTFIFVLVVFGATAKNGMDKFAGLFIGLALTMVHLVGIGLTGTSVNPARSIGMAVFQPEALGVLWIFIIAPIVGGILAWVVWKYVLCDDEASA; from the coding sequence GTGGAAATATCGATCAGAAAATACCTTGCCGAACTCATCGGGACAATGGTCCTCGTGATGTTCGGAGTCGGTGCCGCCCTCATGACGGGCGACACACTCACCTGCGCGGTGGCATTCGGTCTGACTGTCGTCGTCATGTCCGTCACCGTCGGAAGGATCTCCGGCTGCCACCTGAACACCGCGATCTCGATTGCGATGTATCTCGACAAGAAGCTGTCGACTAAGGACCTCCTGGGCTACGTCATCTTCCAGATCATCGGAGCCGTCATCGGAGGCGGACTGGTCCTCTTCTTCTACTCGGCCCACACCGGGATCCCGTTCGGGGACATCGTCACCTTCGGAACGTTCGGAACCAACTCCCTCGACGGGGTCAACGGCGACGTCCTTGCCGGACTCATCGTGGAGATCGTCCTGACATTCATCTTCGTGCTCGTCGTCTTCGGAGCGACCGCGAAGAACGGAATGGACAAGTTCGCCGGGCTGTTCATCGGTCTGGCACTGACCATGGTCCACCTCGTCGGTATCGGACTGACCGGAACCTCAGTGAACCCCGCGAGGTCCATCGGAATGGCCGTCTTCCAGCCTGAGGCACTCGGTGTCCTCTGGATCTTCATCATCGCCCCGATCGTCGGAGGAATCCTCGCTTGGGTCGTCTGGAAGTACGTCCTCTGCGACGACGAAGCATCCGCCTGA
- a CDS encoding hydroxylamine reductase Hcp, with protein sequence MKCMQCEESIAGTGCLRNGVCGKSGELADRMDKLIASLIEISTATADCKNEGFIKEIDEHIVDSLFMTLSNTNFDIQRIDDAISLSDSFMKRAGKQYSLFGEDCSVDTYDPNEDLKSLKQLLLFGLKGLAAYYHHAHVLGAGDPTVTSFMRKALAAIKKDLSVEELISLNMECGEVSAKAMALLDEYNVKYYGSPEITQVRTGVGKNPGILITGHDLKDLEQLLEQTKGTGIDVYTHGEMLPAHAYPAFKKYDNLVGNYGNAWYLQKEEFEKFNGPIIATTNCVLIPKDGYRQRLFTTGTAGVEGVKHIPEKDGKKDFSEVIAMAKGCPAPAEIDDRILTIGFAHDQTLALAGNIIDAVKAGDIKRFVVMAGCDGRERSRDYYTRFAQELPRDTVILTAGCAKYRYNKLDLGDIGGIPRIIDAGQCNDCYSLVVIANALAEAFGTDINGLPLSFNISWYEQKAVLVLLVLLKLGVKDIMLGPRLPVFLSPGVTDVLVKNFGIKANSEPAADRVILKIE encoded by the coding sequence ATGAAATGCATGCAATGCGAGGAGAGCATCGCCGGTACGGGATGTCTGAGGAACGGAGTCTGCGGTAAGAGCGGGGAATTGGCCGACAGGATGGACAAGCTGATCGCTTCTCTGATAGAGATCTCTACTGCGACAGCTGACTGTAAGAACGAAGGATTCATCAAGGAGATCGATGAGCACATTGTGGATTCACTGTTCATGACGCTGTCCAACACCAATTTCGACATACAGAGGATAGACGATGCCATATCCCTGAGCGATTCGTTCATGAAGAGGGCCGGTAAGCAGTACTCCTTATTCGGAGAGGACTGTTCCGTCGATACCTACGATCCCAACGAGGACCTGAAGTCCTTGAAGCAACTCCTCCTGTTCGGTCTGAAGGGATTGGCTGCCTACTACCATCACGCTCATGTGCTGGGCGCTGGCGATCCAACGGTCACCTCATTCATGAGGAAGGCATTGGCGGCGATCAAGAAGGATCTGTCCGTAGAGGAACTCATCTCGTTGAATATGGAATGCGGAGAGGTCAGTGCGAAGGCCATGGCCCTTCTGGACGAGTACAACGTGAAGTACTACGGTAGTCCCGAGATCACCCAGGTGAGGACCGGGGTGGGAAAGAATCCTGGAATTCTGATCACCGGGCACGACCTCAAGGATCTGGAGCAGCTGTTGGAGCAGACCAAGGGTACAGGCATCGATGTCTACACCCACGGAGAGATGCTCCCCGCCCACGCCTATCCAGCTTTCAAGAAGTATGATAACTTGGTCGGCAACTACGGCAATGCATGGTATCTCCAGAAGGAGGAATTCGAGAAGTTCAACGGCCCTATCATAGCGACCACCAACTGTGTCCTGATCCCGAAGGATGGATACAGACAGAGGCTGTTCACCACCGGTACCGCAGGGGTCGAAGGTGTGAAGCACATCCCCGAGAAGGACGGCAAGAAGGATTTCTCTGAGGTCATTGCCATGGCCAAGGGATGTCCTGCTCCTGCAGAGATCGATGATCGTATCCTTACCATAGGTTTCGCTCACGATCAGACCCTTGCCTTGGCAGGAAATATCATCGACGCGGTCAAGGCTGGGGACATCAAGAGATTTGTGGTTATGGCCGGATGCGACGGAAGGGAGAGGTCCAGGGACTACTACACCAGATTCGCCCAGGAGCTTCCGAGGGACACCGTCATTCTCACCGCAGGATGCGCCAAATATAGATACAACAAGCTGGACCTCGGGGATATCGGAGGTATACCGAGGATCATCGATGCGGGTCAGTGCAACGATTGCTACTCCCTCGTAGTTATCGCCAACGCTCTGGCCGAAGCCTTTGGTACCGATATCAACGGATTGCCGTTATCGTTTAACATATCCTGGTATGAGCAGAAGGCCGTGCTTGTACTCTTGGTCCTGCTGAAACTCGGCGTCAAGGACATCATGCTCGGTCCGAGGCTTCCGGTATTCCTATCCCCGGGTGTCACCGACGTCCTAGTGAAGAACTTCGGTATCAAGGCCAACAGCGAACCTGCCGCGGATAGGGTCATACTGAAGATCGAGTGA
- a CDS encoding HxlR family transcriptional regulator codes for MHESCTVYNTLDYLSKKWAMVILFEMRRSGDWIRFSDLQMRIANITPKVLTERLKELEQEELIEHRMDASEVPIKSEYRLTPAGSELTDIILEIKMWALKWKIDNKPCEKLNCCKCKL; via the coding sequence ATGCACGAAAGTTGCACCGTGTATAACACATTGGACTATCTTTCGAAGAAATGGGCGATGGTCATCCTGTTCGAGATGAGGAGATCCGGCGATTGGATCAGATTCTCGGATCTTCAGATGAGGATAGCGAACATAACCCCCAAGGTCCTGACTGAGAGGCTCAAGGAATTAGAACAGGAGGAGCTTATAGAACACAGGATGGATGCATCAGAGGTCCCCATCAAGAGCGAATACCGTCTTACTCCTGCAGGGTCCGAGCTCACCGACATAATATTAGAGATCAAGATGTGGGCCCTCAAGTGGAAGATCGATAACAAACCGTGTGAGAAGCTCAATTGCTGCAAATGCAAGCTGTGA
- a CDS encoding Fic family protein — translation MKEENYHPVISGQIRYSDNGEFSYFWPNDLPFDLEFDKRIYKKIETAIITLSKLDGKVSQMTEQERNILLVPFVLMESTESSAIEGTGTTMEDIYRSERVEETDPRKLMDNLEVLNYRNALNHATSMNGDTIDEDLLLELHRILMKGVRGENKNPGTYRSVQVLVGNRGDTLESARFVPMPPEQVPWKIRNLFEYINSPDENTLISAALSHYQFETIHPFTDGNGRMGRLLIMLILSKSGILEHPVLYLSGYFNNRREEYIERLNRVREEDDFRGWIDMFLDALIEQSQSSIRMIDSLFQLRQRFHSMDTDRHTLQLLDSLFVNPFVRKADVADICNVHLSTAGKIVNDLVDAGILSETTGKRRNQLFVCREIMNVLNSY, via the coding sequence ATGAAGGAAGAGAATTACCACCCGGTGATATCCGGCCAAATCAGGTACTCCGATAACGGTGAATTCAGTTATTTCTGGCCGAACGATCTTCCCTTCGACTTAGAATTCGATAAAAGGATCTACAAGAAAATAGAGACCGCGATAATCACATTGTCAAAACTCGACGGCAAAGTATCCCAGATGACGGAACAGGAAAGGAACATCCTCCTTGTCCCGTTCGTCCTCATGGAATCCACGGAATCCTCCGCGATCGAGGGCACTGGCACGACTATGGAGGACATCTACAGGTCGGAAAGGGTGGAAGAGACGGACCCGCGCAAACTGATGGACAATCTGGAAGTCCTGAACTACCGGAATGCGCTGAATCATGCGACCTCTATGAATGGCGACACCATCGATGAGGATCTCTTACTGGAACTCCACAGGATTCTCATGAAGGGCGTGCGTGGAGAGAACAAGAATCCGGGAACCTACCGTTCAGTCCAGGTGCTTGTGGGCAACAGAGGAGACACACTGGAGAGCGCCAGATTCGTTCCCATGCCCCCCGAACAGGTACCCTGGAAGATCAGGAATCTCTTCGAATACATCAATTCGCCGGACGAGAACACCCTGATCTCCGCCGCACTCTCCCATTACCAGTTCGAGACGATCCACCCGTTCACGGACGGGAACGGAAGGATGGGAAGACTGCTTATCATGCTCATCCTCAGCAAGAGCGGCATCCTGGAACACCCGGTACTGTATCTCAGCGGGTATTTCAACAACAGACGTGAGGAATATATAGAGAGGCTGAACAGGGTCAGGGAGGAGGACGATTTCCGTGGCTGGATTGATATGTTCCTCGATGCCCTGATAGAACAGTCCCAGAGTTCCATAAGGATGATCGATTCATTGTTCCAGCTGAGGCAGAGATTCCATTCAATGGACACCGACAGGCATACATTGCAGCTTCTCGATTCGCTGTTCGTCAATCCGTTCGTAAGGAAGGCGGACGTTGCCGATATCTGCAATGTTCATCTTTCTACCGCAGGAAAGATCGTGAACGATCTGGTCGATGCTGGCATCCTGTCAGAGACAACGGGCAAGAGAAGAAATCAGTTGTTCGTATGCAGAGAGATCATGAATGTTCTCAATTCTTACTGA
- a CDS encoding xanthine/uracil permease family protein produces MSEFAEKVDAFFHITERGSTIRTEIKGGIITYLAMLYILVVNPSILSATGVDFNLLATATALASFLSCVLMALYARFPIALAPGMGENAFLSYTIVSSMGFDYYQALMVVFIAGVGFFILAVSGLRQKLFEAIPPIVRISMAAGIGFFIMIIGLYNSGIIVHGTGSALTLGDLGAPGVFLGILCISVTTYLWFRQRWDAILTGMMVTFVIGFVGGMLLGWDTITPEGTSLIPGVGTAAVESLLTLPDLGLVGSMFTQFTFFDGTMIPAFLAAIASLLVVDTFDTTGTLFAAGKAAGIMDDSGNVDGKDRAFKADAAATLIGALVGTSTTTSYVESTTGIASGARTGLMSLVTGLMFLIAMFFAPLFVMVTGSCTVGALVIVGFLMLGSLKELDLLDPINLVTVFTTVFMTGLSGSITDGIAFGIIAYTISMMGSNRTSELSKVMKLLFLIFSLYFLLTFLIIPML; encoded by the coding sequence ATGTCAGAGTTCGCCGAGAAGGTCGATGCGTTCTTCCACATCACAGAAAGGGGTTCCACCATCCGCACGGAGATCAAAGGTGGAATCATCACCTACCTGGCGATGCTCTACATCCTTGTGGTGAACCCATCGATCCTTTCGGCTACGGGCGTCGATTTCAACCTTCTTGCGACGGCCACGGCGCTCGCATCCTTCCTATCGTGCGTTCTGATGGCACTGTATGCCAGGTTCCCGATCGCATTGGCCCCCGGTATGGGTGAGAACGCGTTCCTGTCGTACACGATAGTGTCGTCCATGGGTTTTGATTATTATCAGGCGCTCATGGTCGTCTTCATCGCGGGAGTGGGATTCTTCATCCTAGCTGTTTCCGGTCTGAGGCAGAAGCTCTTCGAGGCGATCCCCCCGATCGTCAGGATATCAATGGCCGCGGGTATCGGATTCTTCATCATGATCATCGGACTGTACAACAGCGGGATCATCGTCCACGGGACGGGTTCCGCGCTGACCCTGGGCGATCTGGGAGCACCCGGGGTGTTCCTGGGGATACTGTGCATATCTGTCACGACATACCTATGGTTCAGGCAACGCTGGGATGCTATACTCACCGGGATGATGGTGACCTTCGTCATAGGGTTCGTCGGAGGAATGTTGCTGGGATGGGACACGATCACACCCGAAGGTACCAGTCTTATCCCCGGGGTTGGGACCGCGGCGGTAGAATCGTTGTTAACCCTTCCGGATCTGGGTCTCGTGGGTTCCATGTTCACGCAGTTCACGTTCTTCGACGGGACTATGATCCCTGCGTTCCTGGCGGCGATCGCATCACTGTTAGTCGTGGATACCTTCGATACCACGGGAACCCTCTTCGCGGCCGGAAAGGCGGCGGGCATCATGGACGATTCAGGTAATGTGGACGGCAAAGACAGGGCCTTCAAGGCGGATGCCGCCGCTACCCTGATAGGGGCTCTTGTCGGAACCAGCACGACGACTTCCTACGTGGAATCGACCACAGGTATAGCATCCGGAGCCAGGACCGGGTTGATGTCCCTCGTTACCGGGTTGATGTTCCTGATTGCGATGTTCTTCGCCCCTCTGTTCGTGATGGTGACCGGATCCTGCACTGTCGGGGCATTGGTCATCGTTGGATTCCTCATGCTCGGATCCCTGAAGGAACTGGATCTTCTGGACCCGATAAACCTGGTCACAGTATTCACCACGGTGTTTATGACCGGACTGTCCGGATCAATTACTGACGGGATCGCTTTCGGAATAATCGCTTACACGATTTCGATGATGGGTTCCAACCGGACATCGGAACTGTCGAAAGTTATGAAATTGCTGTTCCTGATTTTCTCGTTGTATTTCCTGCTCACGTTCTTGATCATCCCGATGCTGTGA
- a CDS encoding iron ABC transporter ATP-binding protein, with product MELNIENLNFGYGEKPVLKDVSLRIEGSQFVSILGPNGVGKSTLIHCINRILEPNSGSVTIDGKDVKDYSLKELARMVGYVPYSSQTSFPMSVVDTVMLGRYPHSGNRRTDEDLRIVHSAIKLMGIEDLSLRMFNELSAGQHQKVMLARGLVQGSLLLLLDEPTANLDIMHQMSVAHLLRDLAHQKGIMIIMICHDLNIASRYSDRIVMMYDGGIYADGTPEEVLTAENILHVYGVHSEIVTYEGRPHMLASDQDIDPLAGNDYDVSEEELEPSE from the coding sequence ATGGAATTGAATATCGAGAACCTTAACTTTGGATATGGAGAGAAACCGGTGCTCAAGGACGTGTCCCTGAGGATAGAGGGATCTCAGTTCGTTTCCATACTCGGACCGAACGGAGTCGGCAAATCCACGCTGATCCACTGTATCAACAGGATCCTCGAGCCGAATTCCGGTTCCGTCACCATCGACGGTAAGGATGTGAAGGATTATTCCCTGAAAGAGCTGGCCCGGATGGTCGGTTACGTTCCCTACTCTTCGCAGACCTCGTTCCCCATGTCCGTTGTCGATACTGTCATGCTCGGAAGGTATCCTCACTCTGGGAACCGCAGGACGGATGAGGATCTGAGGATAGTTCATTCCGCGATCAAGCTGATGGGCATCGAGGACCTGTCCCTGCGCATGTTCAACGAACTCTCTGCCGGACAGCATCAGAAGGTCATGCTCGCAAGAGGTCTGGTGCAGGGTTCCTTGCTCCTGCTTTTGGATGAGCCTACGGCAAATCTCGATATCATGCATCAGATGTCCGTCGCACACCTGCTGAGGGATCTGGCACATCAGAAGGGGATCATGATCATCATGATCTGCCACGACCTGAACATAGCTTCCCGTTATTCGGATAGGATCGTCATGATGTACGACGGGGGCATCTATGCGGACGGGACTCCGGAGGAGGTGCTCACCGCGGAGAACATCCTGCACGTCTACGGTGTGCATTCGGAGATCGTGACCTACGAAGGCAGGCCCCATATGCTAGCCAGCGATCAGGACATCGATCCTCTGGCCGGCAATGACTACGATGTTTCCGAGGAAGAACTCGAACCCTCCGAATGA
- a CDS encoding iron ABC transporter permease protein codes for MDDRRFIEVYRKVGRRKATIIAIVAVMAIAISLLEIPLGPYNIDFVWAYEVFFQHLMGNPIIGTDDYVVWEKSVPRLIAVLTAGSIMGVCGCAMQTTLKNPLADPYITGISSGANFGVALATIAGIFVIPTITGDLGMIINAFILSLVPAMAILSLSSLKKRASSTTMILIGIAVMYLFGACTTMLKLTASDETYAAVFSWALGTLGSTTWTTAPFLIVACIVSIFFFYILFSRLNLLSNNDELALTTGVSVKKVRLISICAVSLVTATVVCFTGTIGFVGLVAPHIMRIFMGSDCKYLVPVSAAAGALILAAADCIAIECTPTGLPVGVITAIIGGPIFIYILVKQHRRTWN; via the coding sequence ATGGATGACAGGAGATTCATCGAGGTATACCGTAAGGTCGGTAGAAGGAAGGCAACGATAATTGCTATAGTGGCTGTGATGGCCATAGCAATTTCTCTGCTCGAGATACCTTTGGGACCATACAACATCGATTTCGTTTGGGCGTATGAGGTGTTCTTCCAGCATCTCATGGGCAATCCTATCATCGGTACTGATGATTATGTTGTCTGGGAGAAGTCCGTGCCCCGTTTGATTGCAGTTCTGACGGCCGGATCGATCATGGGCGTCTGTGGATGCGCCATGCAGACGACACTGAAGAATCCTCTGGCGGACCCATACATCACAGGAATATCGTCCGGAGCTAATTTCGGAGTGGCACTGGCAACTATCGCGGGGATATTCGTGATCCCTACAATCACGGGAGATCTGGGGATGATTATCAACGCCTTCATACTGTCATTGGTCCCGGCGATGGCGATTCTGTCCCTGAGCTCTCTGAAGAAGAGGGCGAGCTCCACCACGATGATCCTGATAGGTATCGCCGTGATGTATCTGTTTGGAGCCTGCACTACTATGTTGAAACTGACCGCTTCGGATGAGACGTACGCGGCTGTCTTCTCTTGGGCCTTGGGAACACTCGGGAGTACCACATGGACGACCGCACCGTTCCTGATAGTGGCTTGCATCGTGTCGATATTTTTCTTCTACATACTGTTCTCACGTCTGAACCTTCTGTCCAACAATGACGAGCTGGCACTTACCACAGGAGTCAGCGTAAAGAAGGTCAGGCTGATCAGCATTTGTGCGGTGTCCCTGGTGACTGCCACCGTAGTGTGCTTCACCGGAACCATAGGGTTCGTAGGACTGGTGGCACCTCACATCATGAGAATCTTCATGGGATCCGACTGCAAATATCTGGTACCTGTTTCGGCAGCGGCAGGTGCGCTTATCCTTGCTGCTGCGGACTGCATAGCGATCGAATGCACCCCTACAGGACTTCCCGTAGGAGTCATAACAGCGATCATCGGCGGACCAATCTTCATCTACATACTGGTAAAACAACACAGACGCACTTGGAACTGA
- a CDS encoding iron ABC transporter permease protein: protein MKKYVFNLATIILLMAFSGVIVLAIMNNKGIDPVIIWSTAGLIVSITCIICGCVIYNERTSGLTRYVRKYLKAGDGSDFFSSYRASVKVKLILILLLLVAAVFMAALEMSVGINYFEITDVFRLIWQHLMGAEYEPGTADWWADLILWNARLPRVLVAIIAGMALAIGGAVMQSVVKNPLADPYTTGISSGAVFGVCLGLILGLTVGGTGQFGLILNAFIFSLIPATIMILVSRISSSSPVTIILVGTAVSSIFGAFTTLIMSIADETSLKETFVWEVGSLSGASWSWIPLMFTITLIGSIFLYLTSSRLNLLMAGDNEAKALGLNVDNYRMMCLILLSFMTASVVSYVGIIGFLGLVTPHIVRMFFGSNTRYVIPASAILGAIILLIADFISINIGINDLPVGVVMSFIGGPIFLLLVIRDRQEMWD, encoded by the coding sequence ATGAAGAAATATGTCTTCAATTTGGCAACGATCATTCTCCTGATGGCATTTTCAGGGGTCATAGTCCTTGCGATCATGAACAATAAGGGCATTGATCCAGTCATCATTTGGTCGACTGCAGGCCTCATTGTATCCATCACTTGCATAATCTGCGGATGCGTGATTTATAACGAGCGCACATCCGGACTCACACGTTACGTGAGGAAATATCTGAAAGCCGGTGACGGGAGTGATTTCTTCAGCAGTTATCGGGCGAGTGTCAAGGTCAAATTGATTCTCATCCTCCTGCTTTTGGTGGCGGCCGTGTTCATGGCCGCATTGGAGATGTCTGTAGGTATCAACTATTTCGAGATCACGGATGTGTTCAGACTCATCTGGCAGCACCTCATGGGCGCAGAGTACGAACCGGGGACTGCTGACTGGTGGGCCGATCTGATCCTCTGGAACGCGCGTCTTCCCAGAGTGCTCGTGGCAATCATCGCGGGAATGGCCTTGGCCATAGGCGGAGCAGTCATGCAGAGTGTCGTCAAGAACCCGCTTGCCGACCCATATACCACAGGGATATCATCGGGTGCGGTGTTCGGCGTGTGTCTGGGCCTCATACTGGGACTTACAGTGGGCGGAACAGGCCAGTTCGGACTGATACTTAATGCCTTCATCTTCAGTTTGATCCCTGCCACGATAATGATCTTGGTCTCCAGGATAAGCAGCAGTTCTCCTGTTACTATCATTCTTGTCGGAACGGCCGTATCTTCGATATTCGGTGCCTTCACCACCTTGATCATGTCCATAGCGGATGAGACCTCTCTGAAGGAGACATTCGTTTGGGAGGTGGGTTCCCTCAGTGGTGCCAGCTGGAGCTGGATACCTCTGATGTTCACGATTACACTCATCGGTTCAATCTTCCTATATCTTACATCCAGCAGACTCAACCTTTTGATGGCGGGGGACAACGAAGCCAAGGCGCTGGGTCTGAACGTGGACAACTACAGGATGATGTGCCTCATCCTATTGTCATTCATGACGGCGTCTGTCGTCAGCTACGTCGGTATCATCGGGTTCTTGGGACTCGTAACACCGCATATCGTGCGCATGTTCTTCGGCAGTAACACAAGGTATGTGATACCAGCATCGGCGATATTGGGTGCAATCATTCTGCTCATCGCCGATTTCATCAGTATTAACATCGGAATAAACGACCTTCCGGTCGGGGTCGTAATGTCATTCATCGGAGGGCCGATATTCCTTCTTCTGGTGATCAGGGACCGTCAGGAGATGTGGGACTGA